A region from the Canis lupus dingo isolate Sandy chromosome X, ASM325472v2, whole genome shotgun sequence genome encodes:
- the ASB12 gene encoding ankyrin repeat and SOCS box protein 12 yields MTLQTEVGNFGFGALGTGQTWHILLLIMRIVLLQSIKMNLMDITKIFSLLQPDKEEEDTDMVEKQALNQAVYDNDSHTLDQLLCQERYKRFINSRSGWGVPGTPLRLAASYGHLSCLQVLLAHGADVDSLDVKAQTPLFTAVSHGHLDCVRVLLEAGACPGGSIYNNCSPVLTAARDGAAAILQELLGHGAEANIKAKLPVWASNIASCSGPLYLAAVYGHLDCFRLLLLHGADPNYNCTDQRLLARVPRPRTLLEICLHHNCEPEYIQLLIDFGANIYLPSLSLDPNLQDDKSTALLLQARATPRSLLSQARLVIRRALRQASQPQAIDQLDIAPVLISYLKHQL; encoded by the exons ATGACATTACAAACTGAGGTGGGTAACTTTGGCTTTGGAGCACTAGGAACAGGACAG ACCTGGCATATCCTCCTGCTCATAATGAGAATAGTTCTGCTCCAATCAATCAAGATGAACCTCATGGACATCACCAAGATTTTCTCCCTCCTGCAGCCcgacaaggaggaggaggacaccGACatggtggagaagcaggctctcaatCAAGCAGTGTATGACAATGACTCCCATACCTTGGACCAGCTTTTGTGCCAGGAGCGTTACAAACGTTTTATCAACAGTAGAAGTGGCTGGGGTGTTCCTGGGACACCTTTGCGCTTGGCTGCTTCTTATGGTCACCTCAGCTGTTTGCAGGTCCTCCTGGCACATGGTGCTGATGTTGACAGCTTGGATGTCAAGGCACAGACACCACTTTTTACTGCTGTCAGTCATGGTCATCTGGACTGTGTGCGTGTGCTTTTGGAAGCTGGTGCCTGTCCTGGTGGTAGCATCTACAACAACTGTTCTCCTGTGCTCACAGCTGCCCGTGATGGCGCTGCTGCCATCCTTCAGGAACTCCTGGGCCATGGTGCAGAAGCCAATATCAAAGCTAAACTGCCAGTCTGGGCATCAAACATAGCTTCATGTTCTGGCCCCCTCTATTTGGCAGCAGTCTATGGGCACCTTGACTGTTTCCGCCTGCTTTTGCTCCATGGTGCAGATCCCAACTACAACTGTACTGACCAGCGCCTACTGGCTCGTGTCCCACGGCCCCGCACCCTTCTCGAAATCTGCCTCCACCATAATTGTGAACCAGAGTACATCCAGCTGTTAATTGATTTTGGTGCTAACATCTACCTTCCATCTCTCTCCCTGGATCCGAACTTGCAAGATGATAAAAGCACTGCATTGCTGCTACAGGCTCGAG CCACTCCACGGTCACTACTATCACAGGCCCGTTTAGTAATCCGCAGAGCCCTGCGCCAGGCCAGCCAACCACAAGCCATCGACCAGTTGGATATTGCCCCTGTGTTGATTAGCTACCTCAAACATCAACTGTAA